A region of the Mycobacterium sp. NBC_00419 genome:
GGCACGTTCACGCTGGGCAACAGACAACGGACTCTCCCTTCACCGGCATGTCCAGCCTAGTCGGACGACAATCAGCTCTAGTCGGCGAGCGGAAGTCGTACCTCGAACCGTGCCCCGGTCGGCAGGTTGTGTGCTGAGAGCGAGCCGCGATGGGCCTGCACCAGCCCGGCCGCGATCGCCAGTCCCAAGCCCGAACCGCTCGGCAGCGAGGGGTCGGCCCGCGACACCCGGCCGTTGGAGCCGCGGTAGGCGACGTCGAACACCCGGGGAAGATCCGCCTCGTTGATCCCCACGCCGGTGTCGTCGACCCGGGCCCACGCGCCTTTGGCGTCGGAGCCCACCGCCAGTTTCACCGTCCCGCCGGTCGGGGTGTGGGCGATCGCATTGGCTACCAGGTTCGACAGCACGCGCACCAATGCCCGGTCGCTACCGACCACTCGAACCGGCTTGGGCGGCATCGACACCTCCAGGTGCACGCCCGCCCGTTCGGAGGCGATCCGGTGCGCCGACAGAACATCGTCGACCACCTCGTCGAGGGCCACCTTCTCGTACGGCGCGTACACCGCACCGGCATTGATCTTCGACATCTCGAACAGGTCGTCGACCATTTCCGAGAGCCGGATCGATTCCTGCTCGATGTGTTTGGCTTGAACCTGAACCTCGTCGTCGCTCACCACGCCGTCGGCGATCGCCTCGGCCAGTGCGCGGATACCGGCCAGGGGAGTGCGAAGGTCGTGGCTGACGAACGCGACCAACCGCCGCCGGGACTGCTCGGCGGCCCGCTCGGCGTCGCGAATCTCCTGCTCCCACACCGTCCGTCGAGCCTGGTAGCGCGCCAGCATCACCGCCGACGGAACCGTCACCACCGCGACGATGCCCAGCACCACGGCGGTACGGGCGAAGGTGTCGGTGATCATGAAGCCGCTGGCCCCCACGACTCCGGTCAGCGTCGCCAGCACCGGGATCAACACCAGTGCCACCATCGTGACCGTCATCGACCACGACCTGGCCAGCCGGATGATCAGCCAGCCAAAAACCACCACCGGCAGTGAACAGGCCAGGGCCAGCAGGGCAATTTCAGCGATGTCACGCGGTGGCACGGTCACCGCCGCCGGCTTCACCGCGCCACAAATATCCACGGCCCCAGACCGTTTGGACGCGGTGATGCTCGCCAAGCTTGGAGCGCAATCGCTTGACGTGCACTGTCACCGTCGACAAGTCACCGAAATCCCAACGCCACACTTTCTGCAGCAACTCCTCGCGGGAGAA
Encoded here:
- a CDS encoding sensor histidine kinase — its product is MTVPPRDIAEIALLALACSLPVVVFGWLIIRLARSWSMTVTMVALVLIPVLATLTGVVGASGFMITDTFARTAVVLGIVAVVTVPSAVMLARYQARRTVWEQEIRDAERAAEQSRRRLVAFVSHDLRTPLAGIRALAEAIADGVVSDDEVQVQAKHIEQESIRLSEMVDDLFEMSKINAGAVYAPYEKVALDEVVDDVLSAHRIASERAGVHLEVSMPPKPVRVVGSDRALVRVLSNLVANAIAHTPTGGTVKLAVGSDAKGAWARVDDTGVGINEADLPRVFDVAYRGSNGRVSRADPSLPSGSGLGLAIAAGLVQAHRGSLSAHNLPTGARFEVRLPLAD